In Mycteria americana isolate JAX WOST 10 ecotype Jacksonville Zoo and Gardens chromosome 3, USCA_MyAme_1.0, whole genome shotgun sequence, a single genomic region encodes these proteins:
- the PRPH2 gene encoding peripherin-2, with product MALLKVKFNQKKRVKLAQGLWLMNWFSVFAGILVFSMGLFLKIELRKRSEVMDNSESHFVPNSLILMGILSCAFNGFAGKICYDSLDPAKFAKWKPLLKPYLALCFFFNILIFFVALICFLMRGSLESTLAQGLKNGMKFYRDTDTPGRCFMKKTIDMLQIEFKCCGNNGFKDWFEIQWISNRYLDFSSKEVKDRIKSNVDGRYLVDGVPFSCCNPSSPRPCIQYQVTNNSAHYSYDYQTEELNLWRRGCREALLHYYSSMMSSMGVVVLLVWLFEMAVMVGLRLLHTSLESIANPEDPECESEGWILENSLKDTLKSMLESLKKIGKFNQVEADAEGAEGEEGGKTPAITTVS from the exons ATGGCACTGCTGAAAGTCAAATTCAACCAGAAGAAACGGGTAAAACTAGCCCAGGGACTATGGCTCATGAActggttttcagtgtttgctgGAATCCTTGTTTTtagcatggggttgttcctcaaAATTGAACTCCGGAAGCGAAGTGAAGTGATGGACAATTCTGAAAGCCACTTTGTGCCCAATTCTTTGATATTGATGGGTATATTATCCTGCGCCTTCAATGGTTTTGCTGGCAAAATTTGCTACGATTCTCTGGATCCCGCTAAATTTGCCAAGTGGAAGCCTTTGCTGAAACCTTACCTGGCactgtgtttcttctttaacATACTCATTTTTTTCGTTGCTCTGATTTGCTTTCTCATGCGGGGCTCTCTGGAGAGCACACTGGCCCAGGGGCTCAAGAACGGCATGAAGTTCTACCGGGACACAGACACCCCCGGAAGATGCTTCATGAAGAAGACCATCGACATGCTCCAAATTGAGTTCAAATGCTGTGGGAACAACGGCTTCAAAGATTGGTTCGAAATTCAGTGGATCAGCAATAGGTATCTGGACTTCAGCTCCAAAGAAGTGAAAGA TCGGATCAAAAGCAACGTGGATGGAAGGTACTTGGTGGACGGCGTCCCTTTCAGCTGCTGCAACCCCAGCTCCCCGAGACCCTGCATCCAGTACCAGGTCACCAACAACTCGGCGCACTACAGCTACGACTACCAAACGGAGGAGCTCAACCTCTGGCGCCGTGGCTGCCGGGAAGCCCTCCTGCACTACTACAGCAGCATGATGAGCTCCATGGGTGTCGTCGTCCTCCTCGTCTGGCTTTTTGAG ATGGCTGTGATGGTTGGCTTGCGTCTTCTGCACACCTCTCTGGAAAGCATCGCAAATCCTGAAGACCCTGAGTGTGAAAGCGAAGGCTGGATCCTGGAGAACAGCCTGAAGGACACTTTGAAGTCCATGCTGGAGAGTTTGAAAAAGATTGGTAAGTTCAATCAGGTGGAAGCAGACGCCGAAGGGGCCGAAGGAGAGGAAGGTGGGAAGACTCCAGCCATCACAACGGTCAGTTGA
- the TBCC gene encoding tubulin-specific chaperone C has protein sequence MEAAGEAAAAPAEELRAPAAFVAPLQPEMAAAAVVLPERLQRREAERQQGVERQRQKKEAQVVKEEQSEFFVAAFAREREAVEALLAAGPLEEAAARLQGLQKLLTESVRFLAPYEVRQGQEAVARLQGDLAARRQELQPKKKFAFRALKKEAAPGSEPRPAEPARPAAAAPAAGRGPAEGEAGGPPLCGFSGAENEELELGPAELLQRDVVLSELRGCRVRLRGNANTLRVRDCRGCTVLCGPVSTSALVDGCSDCLLVLACQQLRTHRTRDSRFYVQVTSRAVIEDCTKVSFAPYAWSYPGIERDFESSGLDRNRNNWNLVDDFDWLATDKPSPNWSLIPEQERISCWD, from the coding sequence ATGGAGGcggcgggagaggcggcggcggcgccagcCGAGGAGCTGCGGGCGCCGGCCGCCTTCGTCGCTCCCCTGCAGCCTGAgatggccgccgccgccgtggtGCTGCCGGAGCGGCTGCAGCGGCGGGAAGCGGAGCGGCAGCAGGGCGTGGAGCGGCAGCGGCAGAAGAAGGAGGCGCAGGTGGTGAAGGAGGAGCAGAGCGAGTTCTTCGTGGCCGCCTTCGCCCGGGAGCGAGAGGCCGTGGAGGCGCTCCTGGCGGCGGGGCCGCTGGAGGAGGCGGCCGCCCGCCTGCAagggctgcagaagctgctgacCGAGAGCGTGCGGTTCCTGGCGCCCTACGAGGTGCGGCAGGGGCAGGAGGCCGTGGCGCGGCTCCAGGGGGACCTGGCGGCCCGgcgccaggagctgcagcccaagaAGAAATTCGCCTTCCGGGCCCTCAAGAAAGAAGCGGCTCCGGGCAGCGAGccgcgccccgcggagcccgCCCGGCCtgcggccgccgcgccggccgccggccgcggccccgccgaaggggaggcgggcgggccgCCGCTGTGCGGGTTCAGCGGCGCCGAGAACGAGGAGCTGGAGCTCGGCCCCGCGGAGCTGCTGCAGCGGGACGTGGTGCTCTCCGAGCTGCGCGGCTGCCGGGTGCGGCTCCGCGGCAACGCCAACACGCTGCGGGTGCGGGACTGCCGGGGCTGCACCGTGCTCTGCGGGCCCGTGTCCACCTCCGCGCTGGTGGATGGCTGCAGCGATTGTCTCCTGGTGCTGGCCTGCCAGCAGCTCCGCACCCATCGCACCCGCGACAGTCGGTTCTACGTGCAGGTCACCAGCCGGGCCGTAATCGAGGACTGCACTAAGGTCTCCTTCGCTCCCTACGCCTGGAGCTACCCTGGTATCGAGAGAGATTTCGAGTCTTCTGGGCtagacagaaacagaaacaactgGAACCTGGTGGATGACTTTGACTGGCTGGCGACTGACAAGCCTTCGCCCAACTGGAGCCTGATCCCCGAGCAGGAAAGAATCAGCTGCTGGGACTGA